From the Sphingomonas suaedae genome, one window contains:
- a CDS encoding tetratricopeptide repeat protein, which produces MWFPMILTMTGALVVPPAAAAQREAAGDTIKAALARGDHAGALAALRPLIAQCEVADAGESRCLAMILLASDLATMAGDLTGGERFARRGLVIAEQHSGPDTPETAAALTQLGISLHRLARFADAEAAFRRALDIRSRMLAPGDRRIAIAAMNLALTLGERGELIEAEGLLNRARAQLSRSPGDDPASGTILTALGLNLSMQGRYAEAEAPLREALDIRARTLPATHPLVAAAYVNLGHCLIGLKRGRDAVTYFRRGLAGLEASLAPDHPDVIGGYLNLGSALGLERDDAGAEAAYREVLNRAARSLPPNHPYIANTKLALGIQYREQRRLAEAQTMLASALAIFEAIYPADHPKIASALLLLAMNDEELNRPEAARRAYRRAYAILASTPPWSRGRIAGFLTIAAHYRRTSDAPAVARTLSAAAAQGVLARLPTIGADSAAAQADLRAFRPVFVEQVRAAWTLSSAAR; this is translated from the coding sequence ATGTGGTTCCCGATGATCCTGACGATGACGGGTGCGCTTGTCGTGCCGCCGGCGGCGGCGGCGCAGCGTGAAGCGGCAGGGGATACGATCAAGGCGGCGCTCGCGCGGGGCGATCATGCCGGTGCGCTTGCCGCCCTGCGGCCCCTGATCGCGCAGTGCGAGGTCGCAGACGCCGGTGAATCGCGATGCCTGGCAATGATCCTGCTCGCATCCGATCTGGCGACGATGGCCGGCGACCTGACGGGCGGCGAACGTTTTGCGCGCCGCGGATTGGTGATCGCGGAGCAACATTCCGGACCGGATACGCCCGAAACCGCGGCGGCGCTGACGCAATTGGGAATCAGCCTGCACCGCCTTGCACGTTTTGCCGACGCGGAGGCGGCATTTCGCCGCGCCCTCGACATTCGATCACGCATGCTGGCGCCCGGCGATCGCCGGATCGCGATCGCGGCGATGAACCTGGCCCTGACACTGGGCGAGCGCGGCGAACTGATCGAAGCCGAAGGGTTGCTGAACCGTGCCCGCGCGCAATTATCCCGCTCGCCCGGCGACGATCCCGCGAGCGGCACCATCCTGACCGCGCTGGGCCTGAATCTGAGTATGCAGGGGCGTTATGCCGAAGCGGAAGCGCCGCTGCGCGAGGCGCTCGATATCCGCGCCCGCACCTTGCCGGCCACCCACCCCCTCGTCGCCGCAGCCTATGTCAATCTGGGTCACTGCCTGATCGGCCTGAAGCGTGGGCGCGATGCTGTAACGTATTTTAGGCGGGGGTTGGCGGGATTGGAGGCGTCGCTGGCACCGGATCACCCGGACGTGATCGGGGGATATCTGAATCTGGGCAGCGCGCTGGGGCTGGAGCGTGACGATGCCGGTGCCGAAGCCGCCTATCGCGAGGTGCTGAACCGCGCTGCCAGGTCGTTGCCGCCGAACCATCCCTATATCGCGAATACGAAGCTGGCGCTGGGGATCCAGTATCGCGAGCAGCGGCGTCTTGCCGAAGCGCAGACCATGCTGGCGAGCGCGCTCGCCATATTCGAGGCCATTTACCCTGCCGATCATCCCAAGATCGCGTCGGCCCTGTTGCTGCTCGCGATGAACGACGAGGAATTGAACCGGCCGGAGGCTGCGAGGCGTGCCTATCGGCGCGCCTATGCGATTCTTGCTTCCACGCCGCCATGGTCGCGCGGCAGGATCGCCGGATTCCTGACGATCGCTGCCCATTATCGGCGCACGAGCGACGCGCCGGCGGTAGCGCGCACGCTCAGCGCGGCGGCCGCGCAAGGGGTGCTGGCCCGGCTACCGACAATAGGTGCCGATTCGGCTGCCGCGCAGGCCGATCTGCGCGCATTCCGCCCGGTGTTCGTCGAGCAGGTGCGCGCCGCCTGGACTTTATCCTCGGCGGCGCGCTGA